One Photobacterium sp. TY1-4 genomic window carries:
- a CDS encoding VOC family protein: protein MTAPHTTILYVRDLTQSLAFYQQLLGAAPLEATETFALFALNEGAMLGLWHQDKVVPPCAGSTQARSELCFPMRDRDTLLGTCERLAAQGVDIAQSPTEMPFGLTFLITDPDQHRIRYLLPN from the coding sequence ATGACAGCACCTCACACCACGATTTTATATGTCCGCGATTTAACACAGAGCCTGGCGTTCTATCAGCAACTGCTCGGCGCAGCGCCACTGGAAGCCACAGAAACCTTTGCTCTTTTCGCCCTCAATGAAGGCGCCATGCTCGGCCTGTGGCACCAGGACAAAGTCGTGCCGCCCTGTGCGGGATCCACGCAGGCCCGCAGCGAGCTCTGCTTCCCGATGAGGGATCGCGATACCCTCCTCGGCACCTGCGAGCGTCTGGCGGCTCAGGGCGTTGATATCGCGCAATCGCCGACCGAGATGCCATTTGGCCTGACATTTCTGATCACCGATCCTGACCAGCACCGTATTCGCTACCTGCTGCCGAACTAA
- a CDS encoding (2Fe-2S)-binding protein, producing MIKRTQDITEALDKPFSIQVDGISIPAVEGESVLSALLASNIRQLMKNDYGAESGAYCGMGVCHCCLIHIDGRHKQRACQTIVKPDMNIETGRNNVLEQEVKHG from the coding sequence ATGATTAAAAGAACACAAGACATCACTGAAGCACTCGACAAGCCGTTTTCGATCCAGGTCGACGGCATCTCGATTCCGGCAGTCGAAGGGGAAAGTGTATTAAGCGCGCTACTGGCCTCAAACATTCGTCAACTGATGAAAAACGATTATGGCGCCGAGTCCGGCGCTTACTGCGGAATGGGTGTTTGTCACTGTTGCCTGATCCACATTGACGGCCGACACAAACAACGTGCCTGTCAGACGATTGTCAAACCCGACATGAACATCGAAACCGGTCGGAACAACGTGTTGGAGCAAGAGGTGAAGCATGGCTAA
- a CDS encoding leukocidin/hemolysin toxin family protein: protein MNNKHLSVSVVTLALLGALAPAHAEDTLKAYTSTLLELDDSDARAKKIRLIYSLENVWNQSLLPSGAKEAKLILNGGSGFDMTNVPNKEQIYGFSTGGDYRYTIPTAFKLALSYLNGAPLRHMSHAPENTIATTSVSESLDFNLGFTASQSPSIGGGISWSNRISYDQPEFQTVADFSQTNESISWLIENQTIRNHTPPKDWLLYHWTSCDMGNLIDYSELPVVMRSDFKPQVGVVYRKDNINDGEDVTDIKLVAGWRKTNYYFGRDWCSWYTSPENTWKKNKDSSQWTETSRAVTIAWNDELYH, encoded by the coding sequence ATGAATAATAAACACCTTTCTGTAAGTGTTGTTACCCTGGCTTTGCTTGGCGCTTTGGCGCCGGCACACGCTGAGGACACACTCAAGGCTTATACCTCTACCCTGCTGGAACTGGATGACAGTGACGCACGCGCAAAAAAAATTCGTCTAATCTATTCTTTAGAAAATGTCTGGAACCAGTCACTGCTACCAAGCGGCGCTAAGGAAGCAAAGCTGATCTTAAACGGCGGATCCGGATTCGATATGACCAACGTCCCGAACAAAGAGCAAATCTACGGTTTTTCGACCGGCGGGGATTACCGTTACACCATCCCGACAGCCTTTAAACTGGCCTTGAGCTACCTTAATGGTGCACCGCTGCGTCACATGAGCCATGCCCCGGAAAATACCATTGCCACAACTTCCGTTAGCGAATCGCTGGACTTCAATCTGGGCTTCACCGCTTCTCAGTCGCCTTCAATCGGTGGTGGGATCTCCTGGAGTAACCGGATAAGTTACGATCAACCGGAGTTCCAAACGGTAGCGGATTTCAGCCAGACCAATGAAAGTATCAGTTGGTTGATTGAGAATCAGACGATTCGTAACCATACCCCACCGAAAGACTGGTTGCTATACCACTGGACCAGTTGTGACATGGGCAATCTAATCGACTACAGCGAGTTGCCTGTCGTCATGCGCTCTGACTTTAAACCACAAGTGGGTGTGGTCTATCGCAAAGACAATATCAATGATGGTGAGGATGTGACCGACATCAAGCTGGTTGCCGGATGGCGCAAGACCAACTACTACTTCGGTCGCGACTGGTGCAGTTGGTACACTTCTCCGGAAAATACCTGGAAGAAAAACAAAGACAGCAGTCAGTGGACTGAGACCAGCCGGGCAGTGACGATCGCCTGGAACGACGAGCTCTACCACTAA
- a CDS encoding helix-turn-helix transcriptional regulator, which produces MSRSQRLFDLLQLLRCHKYPVTGDYLARELNVSVRTIYRDIATLQGQGAEIDGEAGLGYVLKPGFTLPPLMFTPDELEVLRLGAEWIAQQADSEFSASARHAIAKIAAVLPQSHTWQPDDEIMRVGPLPAMTDLPLDMALLRAAIRHQAKIDLDYRDGQGKLSQRCVWPLLIGVFQQCYVLVAWCEQREDFRHFRLDRIARFAPQAERYPHPRKVLLRQWRQASGIPTAQLGY; this is translated from the coding sequence ATGTCCAGAAGCCAACGCCTGTTCGATCTGCTCCAGCTGCTCCGCTGCCACAAATATCCGGTCACCGGCGATTACCTTGCCCGCGAGCTGAATGTCAGTGTGCGTACCATTTATCGCGACATCGCGACGCTTCAGGGCCAGGGGGCGGAAATCGACGGCGAAGCCGGTCTGGGTTATGTGCTCAAACCCGGTTTTACCCTGCCGCCGTTGATGTTTACCCCAGATGAACTGGAAGTGCTGCGCCTGGGCGCAGAGTGGATCGCCCAACAGGCCGACAGCGAGTTCAGCGCCAGTGCACGGCACGCCATCGCCAAAATTGCAGCCGTGTTGCCGCAATCGCATACCTGGCAACCCGATGATGAGATCATGCGTGTCGGTCCGCTTCCGGCGATGACCGATCTGCCGCTCGACATGGCCCTTCTCAGAGCTGCGATCCGGCACCAGGCGAAGATCGACCTGGACTACCGGGATGGTCAGGGCAAGCTGAGCCAGCGCTGTGTCTGGCCGCTGCTGATTGGCGTCTTTCAGCAATGCTACGTTCTGGTTGCCTGGTGTGAACAGCGCGAGGATTTTCGTCATTTTCGCCTCGATCGTATTGCCCGCTTCGCCCCGCAGGCCGAGCGCTATCCGCACCCACGCAAAGTGCTGTTGCGGCAATGGCGGCAGGCATCCGGGATCCCGACCGCCCAACTCGGTTACTGA
- a CDS encoding NAD(P)/FAD-dependent oxidoreductase has protein sequence MAKKVVIVGAGPAGMSAATELAKFGIHTTVLEEAPKAGGVIYRGPWRKTLDMPHLDEKLQESIDKIQQNYQQYRSFIDLRTQTRVLGPLGNNSLLLTHDHQLSTIEYDQLILATGCQERSVPFPGWQLPGVMLLGGIQLQLKSGLVRPGHKVVIAGTGPLLVLVACQLHKAGCQVEAICEAAKFSSIAKETLGLLNRPQQALNGLSMMLYLKQHKIPLHYGWGLVKASGVEQLNEVTMAPYNDQWEPDRTKAVTQNVDTLGVGYGFSARSQLAQLMGLDIAYDHMSGAIPTTDDWQRSSVDGVFCAGDSAKLAGADAAMLEGRISAQAIAAEQGKLSHTEAEQQIHAMRRNLTRFYRFRQAFDTAGYRESGLLSLPDEDTVICRCEQVKRRAIDEAIAQGCRDIVTLKMRTRVTMGDCQGKTCAHYCYDRLKEEGYGQDQGLVRPRFPLDPIPFAALEDNE, from the coding sequence ATGGCTAAGAAGGTTGTTATCGTCGGGGCTGGCCCTGCGGGCATGTCAGCCGCCACGGAACTGGCAAAGTTCGGTATTCACACCACTGTCCTTGAAGAAGCGCCGAAAGCCGGCGGTGTTATTTATCGTGGCCCATGGCGCAAAACCCTGGATATGCCGCACCTGGATGAAAAACTGCAAGAATCGATCGATAAGATCCAGCAGAACTATCAGCAATATCGCTCGTTCATTGATCTGAGAACGCAAACCCGCGTGCTGGGGCCATTAGGCAACAACAGCCTGTTGCTGACCCATGACCATCAACTTTCCACCATCGAATATGACCAATTGATTCTGGCAACCGGATGCCAGGAGCGCAGTGTGCCTTTTCCGGGCTGGCAATTACCCGGGGTCATGTTACTCGGTGGCATCCAGCTTCAGCTGAAGAGCGGATTGGTCAGACCGGGGCACAAAGTCGTGATCGCCGGAACCGGGCCGTTATTGGTGCTGGTTGCCTGCCAGCTGCATAAAGCCGGGTGCCAGGTTGAAGCCATCTGCGAAGCGGCGAAGTTTTCTTCTATCGCCAAAGAAACCTTAGGCTTACTCAACCGGCCACAACAGGCACTCAATGGGCTCTCCATGATGTTATACCTCAAGCAGCACAAGATCCCGCTGCATTATGGCTGGGGACTGGTGAAAGCTTCGGGGGTGGAGCAGCTCAATGAAGTCACCATGGCGCCGTACAACGATCAATGGGAACCGGATCGCACCAAAGCCGTGACCCAGAATGTCGACACGCTCGGGGTGGGCTACGGCTTCTCGGCCCGCTCACAACTGGCTCAGTTAATGGGACTCGATATCGCATATGACCACATGAGTGGCGCGATTCCGACCACGGACGACTGGCAACGCAGCAGCGTGGACGGCGTGTTCTGTGCCGGGGACAGTGCCAAGCTGGCCGGTGCCGATGCCGCAATGCTGGAAGGCCGGATCTCCGCACAGGCCATCGCTGCGGAACAGGGCAAGCTGAGCCACACCGAAGCCGAGCAACAGATCCACGCCATGCGCCGCAATTTAACGCGTTTTTACCGTTTCCGTCAGGCGTTTGATACCGCAGGCTACCGGGAATCCGGATTGCTGTCACTGCCGGATGAAGACACGGTGATCTGCCGTTGTGAACAGGTGAAACGACGTGCCATTGATGAAGCCATTGCACAAGGTTGCCGCGATATCGTGACCCTGAAAATGCGCACTCGCGTCACCATGGGCGATTGTCAGGGGAAAACCTGCGCCCATTACTGTTATGACCGTTTAAAGGAAGAAGGCTACGGTCAGGACCAAGGTCTGGTCCGCCCAAGGTTCCCGTTAGATCCAATCCCGTTCGCTGCTCTGGAGGATAATGAATGA
- a CDS encoding alpha/beta fold hydrolase has protein sequence MTSFTHTQGQSLPINAADIYVEIAGNPTGEPLVLLHGGLGNMMDFNAIVEHLPEQFQLIGIDFRGHGKSTLGNAPLTYRQYQADVEAVLDQLGITHYSVIGFSDGGITALRLAAAQPSRIRALVTIGAHHQLAEDDPVLGMYAAMTASKWRALFPDNVARYEATNPEPDFDRLVPAVVALWTETAAYPGEAIHHITAPTLMVRGDQDHLCTRAHTLALGESVPQAEFFNLPGTGHDVLNEAPSLCMAGLTPFLLQHCTESGNAMAFSTSPA, from the coding sequence ATGACCAGTTTTACCCACACCCAGGGGCAATCCCTTCCGATCAATGCGGCGGACATTTACGTCGAAATTGCCGGCAACCCAACAGGCGAGCCCTTGGTGCTCTTGCACGGCGGCCTCGGTAACATGATGGATTTCAACGCCATCGTGGAACACTTGCCTGAGCAGTTTCAATTGATCGGGATTGATTTTCGCGGCCACGGCAAGTCGACCCTTGGCAATGCGCCGCTGACGTATCGCCAGTATCAGGCCGATGTTGAAGCCGTGCTGGATCAGCTCGGGATCACGCACTATAGCGTCATTGGCTTTAGCGATGGCGGGATCACCGCACTCCGGCTGGCGGCGGCGCAGCCTTCGCGGATCCGGGCTCTGGTCACCATCGGCGCCCACCACCAACTGGCAGAAGACGATCCGGTGTTGGGGATGTACGCCGCGATGACCGCAAGCAAATGGCGCGCCCTGTTTCCGGACAACGTCGCCCGATATGAAGCCACGAACCCTGAGCCGGACTTTGATCGCCTGGTACCTGCCGTGGTCGCATTGTGGACAGAGACCGCCGCCTACCCCGGCGAGGCCATTCACCACATCACCGCCCCGACCCTGATGGTGCGTGGCGATCAGGATCATCTGTGTACCCGGGCGCATACCCTGGCATTAGGTGAGTCTGTGCCTCAGGCAGAGTTCTTCAACCTGCCGGGCACCGGGCATGACGTCCTCAATGAAGCTCCGTCGCTCTGCATGGCCGGTCTCACCCCGTTCCTGTTGCAACATTGCACTGAATCCGGCAACGCCATGGCGTTCAGTACGTCCCCCGCGTAA
- a CDS encoding TRAP transporter substrate-binding protein: MKKMTKTLIAVTLTGLFASSAFAADYKLKIQSSDPSGDLNFKVQQKWAERVEKMSDGRIDIDLLPVGAVVKHTETLGAIKMGILDGHVTATGYFSGKDPAFGLIGNMVGAWSDTTQLLQYMNYGGGNELMTELYAPYGVKFVGASTTGVESFISKVPLDGVADLKGLKLRAPEGLVQQVFAAAGATPVNLPGSEVFTGLSKGVIDAADYTVFSTNQKAGMNDIAQHPVQPGFHSLPLIDISISQKKWDKMPADLQTILTTSVRDFSYDMTTQLKIADQAAVTEANQNPDITIHNWSDEERRKFREIAKTQWKVFAQRSPNAEKVYNSVTNFLETNGLL; the protein is encoded by the coding sequence ATGAAAAAAATGACGAAAACGCTCATCGCTGTCACCCTCACTGGTCTGTTTGCATCCTCTGCGTTTGCAGCCGACTACAAACTGAAAATTCAGTCATCGGATCCGTCTGGCGATCTGAACTTCAAAGTGCAGCAGAAGTGGGCAGAGCGGGTCGAGAAAATGTCTGACGGCCGGATTGACATCGATCTGCTGCCGGTGGGCGCGGTGGTGAAACACACCGAAACGCTGGGTGCGATCAAAATGGGTATCCTCGATGGTCATGTAACGGCAACCGGTTATTTCTCCGGTAAAGATCCGGCATTCGGCCTGATTGGCAACATGGTTGGTGCCTGGTCCGATACCACGCAACTGTTGCAATACATGAACTACGGCGGCGGCAACGAGCTGATGACGGAACTGTATGCGCCGTATGGTGTGAAGTTTGTCGGCGCTTCTACGACCGGGGTGGAATCATTCATCTCGAAAGTGCCGCTGGACGGCGTGGCTGATCTGAAAGGCCTGAAACTGCGTGCGCCGGAAGGGCTGGTACAGCAGGTGTTTGCCGCTGCGGGTGCAACGCCGGTGAACCTGCCGGGCTCTGAAGTGTTCACCGGTCTGAGCAAAGGGGTGATCGACGCGGCGGACTACACCGTCTTTTCGACCAACCAGAAAGCGGGCATGAATGACATCGCCCAGCATCCGGTTCAGCCGGGTTTCCACTCCCTGCCGCTGATCGATATTTCAATCAGCCAGAAAAAGTGGGACAAGATGCCGGCTGACCTGCAAACCATCCTGACGACGTCAGTGCGTGATTTTTCTTACGACATGACGACGCAACTGAAGATTGCAGATCAGGCGGCGGTGACCGAGGCGAATCAGAATCCGGACATCACTATCCATAACTGGTCCGACGAAGAGCGTCGCAAGTTCCGTGAAATTGCCAAAACACAATGGAAAGTATTTGCCCAACGTTCGCCAAATGCCGAGAAAGTGTACAACTCGGTGACGAACTTCTTGGAAACCAACGGCCTGCTGTAA
- a CDS encoding protein-tyrosine phosphatase family protein: MNTTRNNLTEAALQLMAIRGGARCYTFNPERDRFNLGYCVDTRVRDGLNANRIAINQRHLAIASQYPFAHQLEAHFQMLVENRTPVLVVLASLSDMQNNELPDYFSQAATFGRIQTQSNARNTEALGDGIEAHCYQLTVAGYDATIEIPVVHVHNWPDHQTISPAATANLVTLIESITREKIAFYESRRSRAVHDATKLLPVIHCRAGVGRTGQTIAAMAMRQDPNLPLHVITHDLRASRNDTMIQTPSQMETLLEMARQ, from the coding sequence ATGAACACAACCCGCAACAATCTGACCGAGGCGGCATTGCAACTCATGGCGATTCGCGGCGGCGCGCGATGCTATACGTTTAACCCGGAGCGTGACCGCTTCAACCTTGGGTACTGCGTCGACACCCGCGTCCGGGATGGGCTAAATGCCAACCGGATCGCCATTAACCAGCGCCATCTCGCCATTGCTTCCCAGTATCCGTTTGCGCACCAGTTGGAAGCGCATTTCCAGATGCTGGTGGAGAACCGCACCCCGGTGCTTGTGGTGCTGGCCAGTCTCAGCGATATGCAAAACAATGAATTGCCGGATTACTTTTCACAGGCCGCGACGTTCGGCCGCATTCAAACCCAATCAAATGCGCGCAATACCGAAGCGCTCGGCGACGGTATCGAAGCCCATTGCTACCAGCTCACGGTGGCCGGCTACGACGCCACGATTGAGATCCCGGTCGTCCATGTCCATAACTGGCCGGATCATCAAACCATCAGCCCGGCGGCAACCGCGAACCTGGTGACCCTGATTGAAAGCATCACCCGCGAAAAAATCGCCTTTTATGAATCCCGCCGCAGCCGCGCCGTACATGATGCGACCAAACTGCTGCCCGTCATTCATTGTCGCGCCGGCGTCGGACGTACCGGCCAGACCATTGCCGCCATGGCCATGCGCCAGGACCCGAACCTCCCCCTGCACGTCATTACCCACGACCTGCGGGCATCGCGCAACGACACGATGATCCAGACCCCGAGCCAGATGGAAACCCTGCTCGAAATGGCCCGGCAATAA
- a CDS encoding NAD(P)/FAD-dependent oxidoreductase: protein MKAYDVVICGGGVIGASVAYFLSRQKDLKIAVVDYKHPGNASRASAGGLWAMGESTGLGCGVILFKTLSKQMRESGATDAPELNPHIMPEPFFNMSMMSNAMYPALYDELLENHGVDFKFERTGLKFVLFDQYDRLYAEHIAAAIPDRQAHVRWLSQAELHDEEPNVSRDAVGAMEFDCDHQINPYRLNEAYLEAARQNGVELFLNTKVTGIERKGNRVTAVKTEQGVLPCKMMINAAGAWAETISQWATGYALPVFPVKGQVIITEKLPKLLNGCLTTSDCYIAQKDNGEILIGSTTEERGFDTTNDVKYIKQLAQGAMKSIPALRDMNIKRCWAGLRPGSPDELPILGPVPGIEGYLNACGHFRTGMLTSAITGQLLDELVRAVPTTIDIEPFAYERFLNEEGIMVAEHKLAHSL, encoded by the coding sequence ATGAAAGCGTATGATGTAGTCATCTGTGGGGGTGGCGTCATTGGCGCCTCGGTGGCGTATTTCCTCAGCCGTCAGAAAGATCTGAAAATTGCGGTGGTGGATTACAAGCATCCCGGCAACGCTTCACGGGCATCAGCCGGCGGCCTGTGGGCCATGGGCGAATCCACGGGGCTGGGATGCGGGGTTATTCTGTTCAAAACCCTTTCGAAGCAGATGCGGGAATCCGGCGCGACCGATGCACCGGAGCTGAACCCGCACATCATGCCCGAGCCGTTTTTTAATATGTCAATGATGTCGAATGCGATGTACCCGGCGCTGTATGATGAGCTGCTCGAAAACCATGGCGTGGATTTCAAGTTTGAACGGACCGGCCTGAAATTTGTCCTGTTCGACCAGTATGACCGCCTGTATGCGGAGCATATCGCTGCGGCCATCCCGGATCGTCAGGCGCATGTGCGTTGGCTTTCGCAGGCCGAGCTGCATGACGAAGAGCCAAACGTCTCACGCGATGCCGTCGGGGCCATGGAATTCGACTGCGATCACCAAATCAACCCGTATCGTCTGAATGAAGCCTACCTTGAGGCGGCGCGGCAAAATGGTGTTGAGCTGTTTCTGAACACCAAAGTGACCGGGATTGAGCGCAAGGGGAACCGGGTCACCGCAGTGAAAACAGAGCAAGGTGTGCTGCCGTGTAAGATGATGATTAACGCCGCGGGTGCCTGGGCAGAAACCATCAGCCAATGGGCGACCGGGTATGCCTTACCTGTCTTCCCGGTCAAAGGCCAGGTGATCATTACCGAAAAACTGCCGAAGCTGCTCAACGGTTGCCTGACTACCAGTGACTGCTACATCGCACAGAAAGACAACGGGGAGATCCTCATTGGCTCTACCACCGAGGAAAGAGGGTTTGATACCACCAACGATGTCAAATACATCAAGCAGCTGGCACAGGGTGCGATGAAATCGATCCCCGCACTGCGCGATATGAACATCAAACGTTGCTGGGCCGGCCTGAGACCGGGATCGCCGGATGAGCTACCGATCCTGGGTCCGGTTCCGGGGATTGAAGGCTATCTCAATGCCTGCGGCCATTTCCGGACCGGGATGCTGACCTCGGCAATCACCGGGCAGCTCCTGGATGAGCTAGTCCGGGCCGTGCCGACCACCATCGACATTGAACCGTTCGCTTATGAGCGTTTCCTCAATGAGGAAGGCATCATGGTTGCCGAACACAAGCTCGCCCATTCTTTATAA
- a CDS encoding carboxymuconolactone decarboxylase family protein, which translates to MANISFDQIPGKLMACMMQSENYINGLTCTNHAQLELIRYYASVLNQCAYCIDMHFKEAVAAGESTQRLYAVAVWRDVSFYSEQEQALLAWTEAVTDIRENSGTRQASFEHLLHFYTREEIANLTLAIAQMNTWNRLAKSFGFEAGTYKVGAYA; encoded by the coding sequence ATGGCAAATATTTCATTTGACCAGATCCCGGGAAAACTGATGGCCTGCATGATGCAGTCAGAGAACTACATCAATGGGTTAACCTGTACCAACCACGCCCAGCTGGAGCTGATCCGCTACTATGCGTCCGTTCTCAATCAATGCGCCTATTGTATCGATATGCACTTCAAGGAAGCAGTCGCGGCGGGAGAAAGCACGCAACGCCTGTACGCCGTTGCCGTCTGGCGTGACGTTAGTTTCTACTCCGAGCAAGAGCAGGCTTTGCTGGCCTGGACAGAAGCGGTCACTGACATCCGGGAAAACAGCGGGACACGACAGGCATCTTTTGAACACCTGCTGCACTTTTACACGCGGGAAGAGATTGCCAACCTGACCCTGGCCATCGCGCAGATGAATACCTGGAACCGGCTGGCCAAATCATTCGGCTTTGAAGCCGGGACGTATAAAGTCGGCGCGTACGCATAA
- a CDS encoding topoisomerase I → MVAKKQLFIGTMLMVAAALGARLITMSINADPVPSTVTTEFPEQQDNQIAEALTAPPAQAISSTLEPDTIQPGSGEDAYQAADTPWLSAPLNELSNALYDFIETEQVRYINTTDYPFDAHKQRQLRALAKQGALIMFDNTEPDYLDSYGVNETQVVSEYFGTASEGDVIIATGVPTEDGGIHYLVLPLINKNTADNSALVETVKEAVTLLKAQKTDLVKPRPRQ, encoded by the coding sequence ATGGTCGCTAAAAAACAACTTTTTATCGGTACAATGCTGATGGTCGCCGCAGCACTCGGCGCCCGCCTGATCACCATGAGCATCAACGCTGATCCGGTCCCTTCTACAGTCACAACTGAATTTCCAGAGCAGCAAGACAACCAAATTGCTGAGGCGCTAACCGCCCCCCCAGCACAAGCAATCAGCTCAACCCTTGAACCCGACACCATCCAGCCAGGCAGCGGAGAGGATGCCTATCAGGCAGCAGACACACCATGGCTTTCGGCCCCGTTGAATGAGCTCAGCAACGCGCTATACGATTTCATTGAAACCGAGCAAGTCCGCTATATCAATACGACAGACTACCCATTTGATGCGCACAAACAGAGGCAGCTGCGCGCCCTGGCCAAACAAGGCGCACTGATCATGTTTGACAACACAGAGCCAGACTACCTGGACAGTTATGGCGTCAACGAAACTCAGGTAGTCTCCGAATACTTCGGCACGGCGTCTGAGGGAGACGTTATTATTGCAACCGGCGTTCCGACAGAAGACGGGGGCATTCATTATCTGGTTTTGCCGCTGATCAACAAAAACACGGCTGACAACAGTGCGCTGGTTGAAACGGTGAAAGAGGCAGTCACCTTACTGAAAGCGCAAAAAACTGATTTGGTGAAACCCAGACCACGGCAATAA
- a CDS encoding alpha/beta fold hydrolase produces MAYSLLHQALEQYASNEPESDIDLFSPQFVNIGKFDIRYVRYEKKDAPTLVLLNGLPQSIRMWESGWETLCRHFNLIAFDIPGFGLSKAQESDMSPRNLSQVIIQVMDHFGIAKAHLIGPDVGVPIALAAAIAHPDRFESLNIFDGPGNYPAKMSPILKAVVNFGLVRWLAKGLNKKSVMATNFKTAVKDGYHSYRPTKRAIKEYYDIAFDEQAHRCAITFFGTYPNDLSWIQKRLKDIRLPTLITWGKLDPFVFVSNADDLSKQIPSNKRVVFDHASHFSSEDAGEEYLDLITHWCLGDYQQL; encoded by the coding sequence ATGGCTTACTCCCTGCTTCATCAGGCGTTGGAACAATACGCATCAAATGAACCTGAATCAGATATCGACCTTTTCTCTCCTCAATTCGTCAACATCGGCAAGTTTGACATCCGGTATGTCCGTTATGAGAAGAAAGATGCGCCGACATTGGTCTTGCTCAATGGTCTGCCCCAAAGTATCCGCATGTGGGAAAGCGGTTGGGAAACGCTGTGCCGCCACTTCAACCTGATTGCATTCGACATTCCTGGGTTTGGTTTGTCAAAAGCACAGGAAAGCGACATGTCGCCCCGGAATTTAAGCCAGGTGATCATTCAGGTGATGGATCATTTTGGGATTGCCAAAGCACATCTCATTGGGCCGGATGTGGGCGTCCCGATCGCACTCGCGGCCGCCATTGCGCATCCGGATCGATTCGAGAGTCTGAACATTTTTGATGGTCCGGGGAATTACCCGGCGAAAATGTCGCCGATCCTCAAGGCGGTAGTTAACTTTGGCCTGGTGCGATGGCTGGCAAAAGGACTCAACAAAAAGTCCGTGATGGCAACGAATTTCAAAACGGCTGTGAAAGATGGCTATCACAGTTACCGGCCGACCAAACGAGCGATCAAAGAGTACTATGACATTGCTTTCGATGAACAAGCCCATCGGTGTGCTATCACTTTTTTTGGCACTTATCCGAACGACTTATCCTGGATTCAGAAGCGGCTCAAAGACATTCGTCTGCCAACCCTGATCACCTGGGGCAAACTGGATCCATTCGTTTTTGTCAGCAATGCAGATGATTTATCGAAACAGATCCCGTCCAACAAACGGGTGGTATTTGACCATGCATCCCACTTTTCATCGGAAGATGCCGGCGAGGAATACCTGGACCTGATTACCCATTGGTGCCTGGGTGATTATCAGCAACTTTAA
- a CDS encoding LysR family transcriptional regulator, which translates to MLNSIRVFLKVVETGSFSQAAAVLNMAPSSVARKIDALEKELHTALFVRSTRVLRLTEKGALFLEGAGRIVEEVDHLQAALRDTPGEPEGKLRISVFESFGRLHVCPLIPEFLKRYPGISLALELENQVVDLYSEDVDVSIRVGVLPDSQLKARPLLSNHTLVCATPGYLAAHGIPAHPDELASHNCLLLNRGRRQSYWYFANGRQQRKVPVCGNVTSKGGTPLLAALLGDCGIAQLSSWMVADYVRRGELVVLLDGWVPSLSENTSGHVYAMYKASAYPNPLIRLFIDFLVARTQNAVL; encoded by the coding sequence ATGTTGAATTCGATCCGGGTGTTTCTCAAGGTGGTGGAAACCGGCAGCTTCAGCCAAGCGGCGGCGGTACTGAATATGGCGCCGTCATCAGTGGCGAGAAAAATCGATGCGCTGGAAAAAGAGCTCCATACCGCGTTGTTTGTGCGCAGTACGCGGGTTTTGCGACTGACGGAGAAAGGGGCTTTGTTTTTGGAAGGCGCAGGCCGGATCGTGGAAGAGGTTGATCACCTCCAGGCCGCGCTGCGCGACACCCCCGGCGAGCCGGAAGGGAAGCTGCGTATTTCCGTGTTCGAAAGCTTTGGCCGCTTGCACGTTTGCCCGCTGATCCCCGAATTTTTGAAGCGTTATCCCGGTATTTCTCTGGCGTTAGAGCTGGAAAATCAGGTGGTCGATCTCTACAGCGAGGATGTTGATGTGTCGATCCGGGTCGGCGTGCTGCCGGACTCACAACTCAAGGCCCGGCCGCTGCTGTCCAATCACACCCTGGTGTGCGCGACACCGGGTTATCTGGCGGCTCACGGCATTCCGGCGCATCCGGATGAACTGGCGTCGCATAATTGTCTGCTGCTCAATCGCGGGCGCCGTCAGTCATACTGGTACTTTGCCAATGGTCGCCAGCAGCGCAAAGTGCCGGTGTGCGGTAATGTCACCTCGAAAGGCGGAACACCGTTGTTGGCGGCGTTGCTCGGTGATTGCGGAATTGCCCAGCTATCGAGCTGGATGGTGGCGGATTACGTACGGCGCGGGGAGCTTGTGGTGTTGTTAGACGGCTGGGTGCCGAGCCTAAGTGAAAACACCAGCGGCCATGTATATGCGATGTATAAAGCCAGCGCCTATCCGAATCCGTTGATCCGCCTGTTCATTGACTTTCTGGTGGCGCGGACTCAAAACGCGGTGCTTTAG